A portion of the Chondrinema litorale genome contains these proteins:
- the hemF gene encoding oxygen-dependent coproporphyrinogen oxidase: protein MEKETVINWFQQLQDNICTALENADGKATFQEDKWEREGGGGGHSRVIDGGNVIEKGGVNFSAVYGKTPEKISKKLNVPEGNFLATGVSIVLHPENPLVPIIHMNVRYFEMEGNNGEKTNWFGGGIDLTPHYVVDEDAKYFHTQLKNACDKHDAEYYPKFKHWADEYFYIKHRKETRGIGGIFFDRLTADENHSIEDRFAFVQDVGNTFAPIYTYFMNKNKVLPFTDQHKNWQMLRRGRYVEFNLVWDKGTKFGLDTDGRTESILMSLPPVANWKYNHQPETGSEERATLEKLKKGVDWLNV from the coding sequence ATGGAAAAAGAAACAGTTATAAATTGGTTTCAGCAATTGCAGGATAATATCTGTACTGCTTTGGAAAATGCTGATGGGAAAGCAACATTTCAGGAAGACAAATGGGAAAGAGAAGGCGGCGGAGGTGGTCATTCAAGAGTAATTGACGGCGGTAATGTAATCGAAAAAGGCGGCGTAAACTTTTCTGCTGTTTACGGTAAAACTCCTGAAAAGATAAGCAAAAAACTAAATGTGCCAGAAGGTAACTTTTTAGCAACTGGCGTTTCGATAGTACTTCATCCTGAAAACCCTTTAGTGCCGATTATCCATATGAATGTGCGCTATTTTGAAATGGAGGGAAATAATGGTGAAAAGACAAATTGGTTTGGTGGAGGAATTGATCTTACTCCGCATTATGTCGTGGATGAAGATGCTAAATATTTTCATACTCAGTTAAAAAATGCTTGCGATAAGCACGATGCTGAATATTATCCGAAGTTTAAACACTGGGCAGATGAGTATTTCTACATCAAACATAGAAAAGAAACTCGTGGAATAGGCGGCATCTTTTTCGATAGACTCACTGCAGACGAAAACCATTCTATCGAAGATCGCTTTGCTTTTGTTCAAGATGTAGGTAATACTTTTGCCCCGATTTATACCTACTTTATGAATAAAAATAAAGTGTTGCCTTTTACCGATCAGCATAAAAACTGGCAAATGTTAAGGCGAGGTAGATATGTTGAATTTAATCTGGTTTGGGACAAAGGAACCAAGTTTGGTCTCGATACAGATGGAAGAACTGAATCAATCTTGATGAGTTTACCACCAGTTGCCAATTGGAAATACAACCACCAACCAGAAACTGGCAGTGAAGAAAGAGCGACACTTGAGAAGCTCAAAAAAGGAGTGGACTGGCTAAATGTTTAA
- the dcd gene encoding dCTP deaminase — translation MILSDKQILEEIKKNNILIEPFDPKCLGTNSYDVHLGKYLAVYKDEVLDAKKHNEIDVFDIPDEGFVLQPNKLYLGVTKEYTETMAHVPFLEGKSSVGRLGIDIHATAGKGDVGFCNTWTLEISVTQPVKVYFNMPVGQLIYFKVDGDIQNYYNIKRSAKYNNRTVKPVESMMWKNEF, via the coding sequence ATGATCTTATCTGACAAACAAATCCTCGAGGAGATTAAAAAAAACAATATCCTTATTGAACCATTCGACCCAAAATGTTTAGGAACTAACTCTTACGATGTACATTTGGGAAAATACCTTGCAGTTTACAAAGACGAGGTTCTCGATGCGAAGAAACATAATGAAATTGATGTCTTTGATATTCCTGATGAGGGTTTTGTATTACAGCCAAATAAATTGTATTTGGGTGTAACCAAAGAATACACAGAAACTATGGCTCATGTTCCTTTTCTTGAAGGTAAATCTAGTGTGGGTAGGTTAGGAATAGATATTCACGCAACTGCTGGTAAAGGAGATGTTGGATTTTGCAATACTTGGACGTTAGAAATTTCTGTTACTCAGCCAGTAAAAGTTTATTTTAATATGCCAGTTGGGCAGCTTATTTACTTTAAAGTAGATGGCGATATACAGAATTACTACAACATTAAGAGAAGCGCAAAATACAACAACCGCACAGTAAAACCGGTTGAATCTATGATGTGGAAAAACGAATTTTAA
- a CDS encoding YebC/PmpR family DNA-binding transcriptional regulator, producing the protein MAGHSKWANIKHRKGAQDAKRGKIFTKLIKEITVASKEGGPDVDTNPRLRLAIQNAKGQNMPKDTIERAVNKGQGSDAANYEELTYEGYASNGVAVFVECSTDNINRTVSNVRAIFTKNGGSLGKNGSVEFLFDRKGVFNFPIPEGMDIEELELEMIDGGADDLEIEEERVTVYCAMEEFGNLQNKLESMNIEPETAELQRIPTTSVTLDNEAFQKVMKAIDSLEDDDDVQKVFHNMEITEEQMDLL; encoded by the coding sequence ATGGCAGGACATAGTAAATGGGCAAATATTAAACATAGAAAAGGAGCTCAGGACGCAAAAAGAGGAAAGATATTTACAAAACTCATTAAAGAGATTACTGTTGCTTCTAAAGAAGGTGGTCCAGATGTGGATACCAACCCTCGTTTAAGGCTAGCTATCCAAAATGCCAAAGGGCAGAATATGCCTAAAGATACCATTGAGAGAGCCGTAAATAAAGGACAAGGAAGTGATGCTGCTAATTACGAAGAACTTACCTACGAAGGCTATGCTTCTAATGGTGTTGCAGTATTTGTAGAATGCTCTACTGATAATATTAACCGTACTGTATCAAACGTGCGTGCCATCTTCACTAAAAACGGTGGTAGCTTAGGAAAAAATGGTTCTGTAGAATTTCTTTTCGATAGAAAAGGTGTATTCAATTTTCCTATTCCAGAAGGTATGGATATCGAAGAATTGGAATTAGAGATGATTGATGGCGGTGCAGACGATTTAGAAATTGAAGAAGAAAGAGTAACTGTATACTGCGCAATGGAAGAGTTTGGTAATTTACAGAACAAGCTCGAAAGTATGAATATAGAACCTGAGACTGCTGAGTTACAGCGTATACCAACTACTTCAGTAACGCTAGATAATGAAGCTTTCCAGAAAGTAATGAAGGCAATTGATTCTCTCGAAGATGATGATGATGTTCAGAAAGTATTCCATAATATGGAAATTACAGAAGAACAAATGGATTTACTGTAA
- a CDS encoding RNA polymerase sigma factor: MGSQQTDLQEELAIINQAKNNPEAFGLLYEKYYKEIFIYINKRIDNLSISSDLASQVFLKAMTHLPKYQFKGFPFSSWLYKIATNQVNQYFRNSKNQRVISIDDFYVNKIFSELEDRQDIKQKEQTPLLVQLLNMLDESELQILELRFFEEKAFKEVAYILDITENNAKVKTYRIIEKLKKIAKGMEPPEQHDIFSIMLFMLFLNEVLQTIPVTIL; the protein is encoded by the coding sequence TTGGGAAGTCAGCAGACAGATTTACAAGAAGAACTCGCTATCATAAACCAGGCAAAAAACAACCCTGAAGCATTTGGTTTGCTATATGAGAAGTATTACAAGGAAATATTTATCTATATCAACAAAAGAATAGATAATCTTTCAATATCTTCTGATTTAGCCTCTCAGGTGTTTCTTAAAGCAATGACACACCTACCGAAATACCAGTTTAAGGGGTTTCCATTTTCGTCTTGGTTATATAAAATCGCCACCAATCAGGTGAACCAGTATTTTAGAAACTCAAAAAATCAGCGAGTAATCAGCATCGACGATTTTTATGTAAATAAGATATTTTCGGAGCTCGAAGACAGACAAGATATTAAGCAAAAAGAGCAAACACCTTTGCTTGTACAACTGCTTAATATGCTTGACGAAAGTGAGTTGCAGATACTGGAATTGCGCTTTTTTGAAGAAAAAGCATTTAAAGAAGTAGCCTATATTCTTGACATTACTGAAAACAATGCCAAAGTTAAAACGTACAGGATAATTGAAAAACTAAAGAAAATTGCAAAAGGCATGGAGCCGCCAGAGCAGCATGATATTTTTTCTATCATGCTTTTTATGTTATTTTTAAATGAGGTGCTGCAAACAATACCTGTAACGATTTTATAA
- a CDS encoding glycosyltransferase family 4 protein: protein MIHQILSIVPFPLFPLASGGQKKTYGLLAALAKQNKINVVTPEGETPKMETKPHLFNVLGDILPASFLRYIHPEPLDKLIKLASTSDVITVEQPFYGLMANVIASNAKKKFVIHAHNIEHLRFKSLHKSWWAILKLYEAWVFKKAAAVFFITEQDRAEAISIYKLSPTKCFVSPYGVYLPESKLNIDSIFEAYQISKTHKVFLFFGVLSYEPNQQALQNIIDNVLPQLNQTNLDFTILVCGKGLPANMKLHFEKNGNLKYAGFVEDIDAVIEQCDLVLNPVLTGGGVKTKVLEAIAMNKTVVSTKTGAVGIDKTVCAEKLLITDDDNWQAFTNLCLQAVESKKDTPEKFYKTYSWDAIAEKYMKDLKTVV, encoded by the coding sequence ATGATTCATCAGATATTAAGTATTGTACCTTTTCCATTATTCCCATTGGCTTCTGGTGGGCAAAAAAAGACATATGGTTTGTTAGCTGCTTTGGCTAAGCAAAACAAGATTAATGTGGTAACCCCAGAAGGAGAAACTCCCAAAATGGAAACTAAGCCACATTTATTCAATGTCTTAGGAGATATTTTACCCGCATCATTTCTTAGGTATATTCATCCAGAGCCATTAGATAAATTAATTAAACTAGCTAGTACGTCTGATGTAATTACTGTAGAACAGCCATTTTATGGATTAATGGCAAATGTGATAGCCAGTAATGCTAAAAAGAAATTTGTAATTCACGCACATAATATCGAGCATCTTAGGTTTAAATCTCTCCATAAAAGCTGGTGGGCTATACTTAAACTTTACGAAGCTTGGGTTTTTAAAAAAGCGGCTGCGGTTTTTTTTATTACTGAACAAGATAGAGCCGAAGCCATTTCCATCTACAAACTAAGTCCAACTAAATGCTTTGTTTCTCCTTATGGGGTGTATTTACCAGAGAGTAAATTAAACATCGATTCAATTTTTGAGGCCTATCAAATCTCTAAAACGCATAAAGTTTTCTTGTTTTTTGGTGTGTTGAGTTACGAACCTAACCAACAGGCTTTGCAAAATATTATAGACAATGTGTTACCGCAGCTCAATCAAACAAATTTAGATTTCACCATACTTGTTTGTGGTAAAGGTTTGCCAGCTAATATGAAGCTACATTTTGAAAAGAATGGCAATTTAAAATATGCAGGCTTTGTTGAAGACATAGATGCTGTAATTGAGCAATGCGATTTAGTTCTAAATCCAGTGCTTACTGGTGGAGGAGTTAAAACAAAAGTGCTTGAAGCTATTGCGATGAATAAAACTGTGGTTTCAACCAAAACCGGTGCAGTAGGTATTGATAAAACTGTTTGTGCAGAGAAGCTGCTGATAACTGATGACGATAACTGGCAAGCATTTACAAATTTATGTTTGCAGGCGGTTGAATCTAAAAAAGATACGCCAGAGAAGTTCTATAAAACTTACTCATGGGATGCCATTGCAGAAAAATATATGAAAGATTTAAAGACGGTTGTGTGA
- a CDS encoding penicillin acylase family protein, translating to MRIIKNILLLLFFFILLACLGGYFWLQTQKPKYNGEVKYYGLNEDVEVKFDEFGVPHIYASSRTDAFKALGYVHAQERLFQMEMLRRVGAGRLSEILGKDFLEIDKFFRTLGIEEHAKTSVEELYKTKGEHLQLAEAYLDGINTYIENGPTPLEFYIIGIPKEAYTLTDVHNSIGYMAFSFAQAFKTEPLIEKISKKYGKDYVKDLVINWDKDAATIPVYFKDNGIKVDSMPAIEYADSLELMESVTETITTLLDGVPVPPFLGSNSWVVAPRKTENGKVIMANDTHIAFSQPSVWYEAHIQTPDFKYYGNFLAGFPYALVGHSDHHAIGLTMFENDDIDLYYEKLNLDDESQYLADSNWLEFKVRQEEIKVKDGAAVAFEVKETRHGPIVNEVLPELGNEKSVSAWWVYTKVNAIILEAAYNLMFADDISIARKGASQIHGPGLNVMYGDVNGNIAWWASAKLPIRPKHVNPKFILDGASGKDDALGFYNFDMNPQSENPPSGYVYSANNQPDSVKGVYHYGYYIPEDRAVRIMEMLDKEDSWNVAKMKTMILDDVSPVYPKIAQEIVSVVESTANNLNATERACIDLLEKWDGSHAQADIAPTVFHHVFYKTLAFAMKDELGEKDFDTYLKTFISRRTNALLIANDTSIWWDDINTEKMQESRNYVLIHAFKEAITELETQLGSDMNEWQWSKVHSIEHAHALGKVEALRGIFNVGPYPIAGGTEVINNQGFIWNESGKYEVTWGPAMRRIIDYSDYENSISVLPTGQSGNVLSPHYSDQAEMYVNGEFRKQKMNREEIVQTSTGTLYLRKD from the coding sequence ATGAGAATTATCAAAAATATACTGCTGCTATTATTTTTTTTCATTTTGTTAGCCTGTTTAGGTGGCTACTTTTGGTTGCAAACGCAGAAGCCAAAATACAATGGAGAAGTTAAATATTATGGGTTGAATGAAGATGTAGAAGTAAAGTTTGATGAATTTGGCGTGCCTCATATCTATGCTTCTTCGAGAACAGATGCTTTTAAAGCTCTGGGCTATGTACATGCACAAGAAAGGCTATTTCAAATGGAGATGTTAAGAAGAGTGGGAGCAGGCAGACTTTCTGAGATATTGGGTAAAGACTTTCTAGAAATTGATAAGTTTTTTAGAACACTCGGCATAGAAGAACATGCCAAAACAAGTGTAGAAGAGCTTTATAAAACCAAAGGTGAACATTTACAACTGGCAGAAGCATATCTGGATGGCATCAATACATATATCGAAAATGGACCGACTCCGCTAGAGTTTTACATTATTGGTATTCCTAAAGAAGCTTATACTTTAACCGATGTACATAACAGCATTGGCTATATGGCATTCAGTTTTGCACAGGCTTTTAAAACAGAGCCATTGATTGAAAAGATTTCCAAGAAATATGGGAAGGATTATGTAAAAGACTTGGTAATTAATTGGGATAAAGATGCGGCAACCATTCCAGTATATTTTAAAGATAATGGAATTAAGGTGGACTCTATGCCTGCTATTGAATATGCAGATTCGCTTGAATTAATGGAATCTGTAACCGAAACAATTACTACACTTTTAGATGGTGTTCCTGTACCTCCTTTTCTTGGCAGTAATAGTTGGGTTGTTGCCCCACGAAAAACAGAAAATGGCAAAGTGATTATGGCAAACGATACGCATATCGCATTCTCGCAACCATCTGTTTGGTATGAAGCGCACATTCAAACACCAGACTTTAAATACTATGGAAATTTCTTGGCAGGTTTTCCTTATGCTTTAGTCGGGCACAGCGACCACCATGCGATTGGGCTAACCATGTTTGAAAATGATGATATTGATCTGTATTATGAAAAATTAAATCTTGATGATGAAAGCCAGTATTTAGCAGATAGCAATTGGTTAGAATTTAAAGTGAGGCAAGAAGAAATAAAAGTGAAAGATGGAGCTGCTGTAGCATTTGAAGTGAAGGAAACCAGACATGGACCAATAGTAAATGAAGTTTTGCCTGAGTTAGGTAATGAAAAGTCAGTGAGTGCTTGGTGGGTTTATACTAAAGTGAATGCAATTATTTTAGAGGCTGCTTATAATTTGATGTTTGCCGATGATATTTCAATTGCAAGAAAGGGAGCTTCTCAAATTCACGGACCGGGATTAAATGTGATGTATGGAGATGTTAATGGAAATATAGCTTGGTGGGCTTCTGCCAAATTACCGATTAGGCCTAAACATGTAAATCCTAAATTTATTTTGGATGGCGCTTCTGGAAAAGATGATGCACTTGGTTTCTATAATTTTGATATGAATCCGCAATCTGAAAATCCACCTTCTGGCTATGTATATTCGGCAAACAATCAGCCGGATTCTGTAAAAGGAGTTTACCATTATGGTTACTATATTCCAGAAGACAGAGCTGTAAGAATTATGGAAATGCTGGATAAAGAAGACAGTTGGAATGTAGCCAAGATGAAAACCATGATTTTGGATGATGTTTCACCAGTTTATCCCAAAATTGCCCAAGAGATAGTTTCTGTGGTAGAAAGTACAGCGAATAATCTCAATGCAACCGAAAGAGCTTGTATAGATCTATTAGAAAAATGGGATGGAAGCCATGCCCAAGCAGATATTGCACCAACAGTTTTTCATCATGTATTCTATAAAACATTAGCCTTTGCAATGAAAGACGAACTAGGTGAAAAAGATTTTGATACTTATCTGAAAACATTTATTTCAAGAAGAACCAATGCACTTTTAATCGCCAATGATACTTCTATCTGGTGGGATGATATTAATACTGAAAAGATGCAAGAAAGCCGAAATTATGTATTAATTCACGCTTTTAAAGAAGCGATTACAGAGCTTGAAACACAATTGGGCAGTGATATGAATGAGTGGCAATGGAGCAAAGTACATAGTATAGAACACGCGCATGCTTTGGGTAAAGTAGAAGCGCTAAGAGGAATCTTTAATGTAGGTCCTTATCCTATAGCAGGAGGAACTGAGGTAATTAATAATCAAGGGTTTATATGGAATGAAAGTGGCAAGTATGAAGTTACTTGGGGACCTGCAATGCGAAGAATAATAGATTACTCCGATTATGAAAATAGTATTAGTGTTTTGCCAACTGGCCAGTCGGGGAATGTGTTAAGCCCGCATTATAGCGATCAGGCAGAAATGTATGTAAATGGAGAATTCCGTAAGCAAAAAATGAATCGAGAAGAAATAGTACAAACCAGTACTGGTACTTTGTATCTCAGAAAAGATTAA
- a CDS encoding GAF domain-containing protein — translation MLSRFSVNYLKNLNIQRKFLLGFSLMLALFTANYLSIQYCRNLAKEDALIVDVAGRNRMLSQKIALYAEMIIDGKEEYRKELHSIIELHNTSIDALKFGGAAPGVDTERTLPASPKQIISTLNEVEAFWKNYKEKALIIAEKPLFVDKITTNTSIDEAGISHTETTTIQDMNPLVLSALSYIENNAQEMLSKNNKLVRNYVLANREKQNKLDYFTTIFFIITIVILARLLFLVSESMIKPLKRLTAELSSLSEGILTEVKYDEARTDEIGQLLKTANLLNNTMTQATKFASNVGEGNFEENYTLASDHDELGKALVEMQNKLKNVAEDEKNRKWQNNGYTLINNLLRINDEDIEDILQRVLSEIIKYVNASQAAFFIIEEEGSDEYLNLAATYAMGRLKYLDKRVHKGEGLVGQCWLEKAPIYLKKVPDGHFEISTGLGHSEPKTLLIIPLIHNDEVCGILEIAFLEEINNSTKDFLEMLSADIAATILSIKINNKTKRLLEQAQTQAEELRAQEEEMRQNQEELNATQEEMIRQKSELERELLSLRERLESK, via the coding sequence ATGCTATCAAGATTTTCAGTTAATTATTTGAAAAATCTGAATATTCAGAGGAAATTTCTTCTTGGGTTTTCATTAATGTTAGCTCTGTTTACAGCGAACTATCTATCTATACAGTATTGCAGAAATCTGGCTAAAGAAGATGCCCTTATTGTAGATGTAGCCGGTAGAAATAGAATGCTATCGCAAAAGATCGCTTTGTATGCAGAGATGATTATAGATGGTAAAGAAGAGTACAGAAAGGAATTACACTCCATTATAGAATTACACAATACTTCCATTGATGCCCTTAAGTTTGGTGGTGCAGCTCCCGGAGTCGATACAGAAAGAACACTACCTGCCTCGCCTAAGCAAATTATTTCTACACTAAACGAAGTGGAGGCATTCTGGAAAAACTATAAAGAAAAAGCTTTAATTATAGCTGAAAAACCGCTTTTTGTAGACAAAATAACAACCAACACTTCGATTGACGAGGCAGGTATTAGCCATACTGAAACTACGACCATACAAGATATGAACCCGCTAGTTTTAAGTGCACTTAGTTACATTGAAAACAATGCTCAGGAAATGCTTTCTAAAAATAATAAGCTAGTTAGAAATTATGTGCTTGCTAACAGAGAGAAGCAAAACAAACTAGATTACTTCACTACGATATTTTTTATTATAACCATAGTGATTCTAGCACGACTACTTTTTCTGGTTTCTGAAAGCATGATTAAACCTTTAAAGAGATTAACTGCGGAATTAAGCTCACTTTCAGAAGGTATACTCACAGAAGTAAAATATGATGAAGCTCGTACAGATGAAATTGGCCAATTATTAAAAACAGCCAACCTTTTAAATAATACCATGACACAAGCCACCAAATTTGCAAGCAATGTTGGAGAAGGCAATTTTGAAGAAAACTATACACTTGCTAGTGATCATGATGAACTTGGAAAAGCCTTGGTAGAAATGCAAAATAAGCTCAAAAATGTAGCTGAAGACGAAAAAAACAGAAAATGGCAAAACAATGGTTATACACTCATCAATAATCTTCTGAGAATAAATGATGAGGATATAGAAGATATTTTGCAAAGAGTTTTAAGTGAGATTATCAAATATGTAAATGCGAGTCAGGCAGCATTTTTTATAATTGAAGAAGAAGGAAGTGATGAATATTTGAACTTGGCAGCTACTTATGCCATGGGCAGGTTAAAATATCTCGATAAAAGAGTTCACAAGGGCGAAGGATTAGTTGGTCAGTGTTGGTTAGAAAAAGCGCCTATTTACCTTAAAAAAGTACCAGATGGCCACTTTGAAATTAGTACAGGTTTAGGGCATTCAGAACCAAAAACTTTACTAATTATTCCACTTATACATAATGATGAAGTTTGTGGAATTTTAGAAATTGCTTTCTTAGAAGAAATAAACAACAGCACAAAAGATTTTCTTGAAATGCTTTCTGCTGATATTGCAGCCACGATATTAAGTATCAAAATAAATAACAAAACCAAGAGACTACTTGAGCAGGCTCAAACACAAGCCGAAGAACTTCGTGCTCAAGAAGAAGAAATGCGCCAAAACCAAGAAGAGCTAAATGCCACCCAAGAAGAAATGATTAGGCAAAAAAGTGAACTTGAAAGAGAATTACTGTCTCTTAGAGAACGGCTAGAAAGTAAGTAA
- a CDS encoding prohibitin family protein: protein MEPKLNLNKKMPSFPKKFFGNTFGKITAISSAVLIVFLLFSTFYIVNPGNVGVITKFGAVQGDILSEGIHLINPVSTKIIPINVRVQKIEADATASSKDLQNVTSKVALNFFLSKEKANTIFQELGLDYRVTIIEPAIQESIKSATAAYTAEELITKRPDVKQDVFASIKDRLEKNNIIVTDFSIIDFNFTEEFNKAIEKKQIAEQLALTAKNDLNRIQTEAQQALAKAEGEANANLAIAKAQAESQRLLKESVNNDILELQAIEKWDGTLPMVIGEGNGNAFFDIVGAMNKNKAK from the coding sequence ATGGAGCCTAAGTTGAATTTGAACAAAAAGATGCCTTCTTTTCCTAAAAAGTTTTTTGGCAACACCTTTGGTAAAATTACAGCCATATCCTCAGCTGTACTTATAGTTTTTCTGTTGTTTTCTACTTTCTATATTGTAAACCCCGGAAATGTAGGAGTAATTACAAAATTTGGCGCAGTACAAGGTGATATACTTTCTGAAGGAATTCATTTGATAAATCCGGTATCTACCAAGATTATTCCTATAAATGTGCGGGTACAAAAGATTGAAGCAGATGCCACAGCTTCTTCTAAAGATTTGCAAAATGTAACATCTAAAGTAGCTTTAAACTTTTTCCTCTCTAAAGAAAAAGCAAATACTATTTTTCAAGAGTTAGGGCTAGATTACAGAGTTACCATTATAGAACCTGCCATACAAGAATCTATCAAATCTGCTACGGCTGCCTACACCGCTGAAGAACTCATTACAAAGAGACCAGATGTAAAACAAGACGTTTTCGCTAGCATTAAAGATCGACTAGAAAAGAACAATATAATCGTAACCGACTTTTCGATTATCGACTTCAACTTTACTGAAGAATTTAATAAGGCCATTGAAAAGAAACAGATTGCCGAACAACTAGCATTAACGGCTAAAAATGACTTAAATAGAATTCAAACAGAAGCACAACAAGCACTGGCAAAAGCAGAAGGTGAAGCAAATGCAAATCTGGCTATAGCAAAAGCGCAAGCTGAATCTCAAAGATTATTAAAAGAGTCGGTAAATAATGATATTCTTGAGTTACAAGCTATTGAAAAATGGGATGGTACTTTACCAATGGTAATTGGTGAGGGCAATGGAAATGCATTTTTCGATATTGTAGGTGCAATGAATAAAAACAAAGCAAAATAA
- a CDS encoding amidohydrolase, with translation MEDLKISLIQTELYWENIQANLSNLEEKIWEITEDTDLILLPEMFNTGFSMNAKALAEPMNLTTTKWMKQMAAQTKAVICGSFIAVEDGKYYNRLIWMQPDGNYSYYDKRHLFRMAKEELTFSAGSTKNVVELKGWKICPLICYDLRFPVWSRNLNNQYDLLLYVANWPAARESAWNALLPARAVENLCYVAGLNRCGEDGKNIPYQGDSQVVDFYGKKILDMENEEDIATITLSAERLEKYRKKFPAHLDADNFNLM, from the coding sequence ATGGAAGATTTAAAAATATCTTTAATTCAAACTGAATTATACTGGGAAAATATACAAGCCAACCTAAGTAATCTGGAAGAAAAAATCTGGGAAATTACAGAGGATACAGATCTGATTTTATTGCCAGAAATGTTTAATACAGGCTTTAGCATGAATGCTAAAGCACTAGCCGAACCGATGAACCTTACCACTACCAAATGGATGAAACAAATGGCAGCACAAACCAAAGCTGTAATTTGCGGGAGCTTTATCGCAGTTGAAGATGGTAAGTATTATAATAGACTTATTTGGATGCAGCCAGATGGCAATTATAGCTATTACGATAAACGCCATTTATTTAGAATGGCAAAAGAAGAGCTAACCTTTTCTGCTGGTTCAACCAAAAATGTAGTAGAGCTTAAAGGTTGGAAAATTTGCCCGCTCATCTGTTATGATCTACGTTTTCCGGTTTGGAGCAGAAACTTAAATAATCAATACGATTTACTATTGTATGTAGCCAATTGGCCGGCTGCAAGAGAAAGCGCTTGGAATGCTTTACTACCTGCTAGAGCAGTTGAAAACCTGTGTTATGTTGCTGGCTTAAATCGATGTGGAGAAGATGGCAAAAACATTCCTTACCAAGGAGATTCGCAAGTAGTAGATTTTTATGGCAAGAAGATACTTGACATGGAAAATGAAGAAGATATTGCCACCATTACATTATCTGCTGAAAGACTTGAAAAATACCGCAAAAAATTTCCGGCTCATTTAGATGCAGATAATTTTAATTTGATGTAG